A stretch of the Notamacropus eugenii isolate mMacEug1 chromosome 2, mMacEug1.pri_v2, whole genome shotgun sequence genome encodes the following:
- the LOC140526381 gene encoding tumor necrosis factor alpha-induced protein 8-like protein 1: protein MLEARPGQGSRCRVRSPALPSPSPAPRVGARTWGFCAARVPRAPGEPRQRRRRLSEGPGSSVEVDLRAANMDTFSTKNLALQAQKKLLSKMASKTMASVFIDDTSSEVLDELYRVTKEFTRNRKEAQKIIKDLIKIVMKLGILYRNGQFSPEELVLMEHFRKKVHHLAMTAVSFYQIDFTFDRRVMATTLHECRDLLHQAVNTHLTSKSHSRINHVFNHFADFEFLAALYGPSEPYRSHLRRICDGINKMLDEDSI from the coding sequence ATGCTAGAGGCACGGCCGGGCCAAGGGTCCCGCTGCCGGGTGCGCTCCCCTGccctcccatccccatccccagctCCCCGCGTGGGCGCACGGACGTGGGGCTTCTGCGCAGCGAGGGTCCCCCGCGCTCCAGGCGAGCCTCgacagcggcggcggcggctctcGGAGGGTCCGGGGAGCTCCGTGGAGGTGGACCTGCGGGCAGCAAACATGGACACCTTCAGCACCAAGAACCTTGCCCTCCAGGCTCAGAAGAAACTTCTGAGTAAGATGGCGTCCAAGACCATGGCCAGTGTGTTCATCGATGACACAAGCAGTGAGGTCCTGGATGAGCTCTACAGGGTGACGAAGGAATTCACCCGGAACCGCAAGGAGGCTCAAAAGATCATTAAGGACCTCATCAAAATCGTCATGAAGCTGGGCATCCTCTACCGCAATGGGCAGTTCAGCCCGGAAGAGTTGGTTCTGATGGAACACTTTCGAAAGAAGGTCCACCACCTGGCCATGACAGCGGTCAGCTTCTACCAGATAGACTTCACATTTGACCGTCGAGTCATGGCCACCACCCTCCATGAGTGTAGAGACCTGCTGCACCAGGCTGTTAACACACACCTGACGAGCAAGTCCCATTCAAGGATCAACCATGTCTTTAACCACTTTGCGGACTTTGAATTTCTGGCGGCTCTCTATGGACCCTCTGAGCCCTACCGCTCCCACCTGCGACGGATCTGTGATGGGATCAACAAAATGCTGGATGAAGACAGCATATGA